The nucleotide sequence TTtggcttaaaataaaacaaaactaacttACCCACTGTGCTTATCTTGGCTTGGAAGTGGAACATTCATCAACCATAAACATAGTTGTGGTTATTTAAACTCCAGAGAGGGTGATGTAGGCTCACAGGGAAgtcatgttttctttgtttttcttttctttttctttcttttttccttgaggAAAGCTATCTTTAACTTATACTTAATTGAAAGTAGACTTTCTGAAAGTTGTTTAACTTCCTTTCATGACTCCTATAATTCCTTAAGTCTATGATACGGCTTGAGATTAATTGAATCATACATACATCATCAGCCTCCTTGGATTCTTTTAAGCCTTTATTGaacagttttctgtttttgttttttattcagtGTAACTATCTTCTACATcctcatttgaatattttctttgaatctttTTAGGGATcttttgttgaatttttcatACCTTCAACTTTAGCATAAGTATTCTTCAATTCCTTCAATGGCTCCTCCCTTGATTTTTCTTAACATCTTTCTTACGTTTTTACACATCTTTTCCAAATCCTTTGTGTtcttctttgctctcttttaaaaagtacttgaTTAATGGtttaaaactgcatttttacTCATAGATTCAGCTTCAGGCTACTAAAATTGgtttgtaaaatttgtttttcaattattcTTTCAGTTCAAACTATGATGCAAGGCCTACTTGGCCTTCTTCATACTCTTCTTTGTACCCTTCTTTGCATCAGGCTTTGAGTCAGAAGATTCTGTGTCAGTATCTTTCTTGGCATCTTTCTTGACGTCTTTCTTGGCATCTTTCTTGTCATCTTTCTTGGCATCTTTCTTGTCATCTTTCTTGTCATCTTTCTTGGCATCTTTCTTGTCATCTTTCTTGTCATCTTTCTTGGAATCTTTCTTGTCATCTTTCTTGGCATCTTTCTTGTCATCTTTCTTGTCATCTTTTTTCACATCTTTCTTGGCTTCATCCTTTATTTCAGCACCAggtgtcttttcatcttttttactCCCCTTCTTTGCATCTTTCTTGGCATCCTTTGCTTCATCACCTTTCTTTGCATCTTTACCCTTCTTTTCAGCTTCTGAATCAGAGGCTGTATCTTTGCCCGCCTTTGAATCCTTCTTACCTTTTTTGTCATCCTTCTTTGCACCTGGTTTTTCACTTCCAGATTCTGAAACTGAATCCTTGCTCTTCTTTGaaccttttttatcttttttgtcatCCTTTTTGTCATCCTTCTTTGAACCTGGTTTTTCACCTGCAGAGTCTGTAGCTGAATTCTTGCTCTTCTTTGaaccttttttatcttttttgtcatCCTTTTTGTCAGCCTTCTTGTCATCCTTCTTTGCCCCTGGTTTTTCACTTTCAGATTCTGAAGCTGAATCTTTGCCCTTACCTGTTTTTGCATCTGGTTTTCCATCTTTAGATCCTTTATCCTTATCCTTCACTGACTTTAaatctttcttatcttttttggCTTCTGGTTCTGAATCTGATGTGTCCTCTGCTTTCTTGTCTCCTTTAACTTTCTTACTCAATTTTGGGGATAAAGGTTTCTCTAAAGGTGCTCCTTTAGCATCTCCTTTGGGggatacaactgatttttgtggaGGCTTTCTCCTGGCAGCTAAATAAACAGATGGTCTCTCTGAAATGCTCATTAAAGAATGATACATCCATAATGGTCGCCTGCCATGTCTTAATTGTCCTTCATCAACTTTCTGAAATAGTGGTTAGATTAATAATGAGCAATTTGTGGGTGAGTTACatagtttttattaatagataccaaatatattttaacttcaaCCATGAAAAGATTTTAGATTTTGCtcaaaaatggataaattacagATTTTATAGTTTATTCTGCTTTACAAAATTTCatctttcttaaatgaaaaattatctaagTTTCAAGTTAAGGCATGATTTTGTGTCTATTGTTATTTTCAAAGTCTCTGAAAGTTATAATGCTACCTGTGGTTAAAGGTAAAAGCCTGAAACTCCTCATGCTTGGCAGGATATAAATCGAATATCATCAGATAGGTAattgaaataacaaaatgtgTAACACTCAGTGCATGTTAATTTGAGAGAAATGGTACATTATCTTTCAACTCTTAATTTAACATTTGCAAAAACTAAATGGAAAACATAGCTCATTTTCATAGAAATGTTAACAAACaatggagaaataaattcagtaaagaaaaggaaaagaaaagaaatttgatcACTGATGATGGGATACATTTCCTAAAACAAACAAGAGTTGatgatacatttattttgtgaaaacatttctttgaatatttgcatATCCCATATTGACTTCAGAAACATTGGGAAATATTTATCTGCCAATACTTATAATCATGAATTCTATTTTACAGGAACTGAGGAAAAACTGAAACTTCATCAAAGTATAATGTAATCCTGTGACTCTAATAAGGGAGTTTCTCCAGCTGAGGAACATTTGCTGAAATTTTATACTAACTGTAAAATTAGGGTCTCCATATTTCTGTGCTTCTtggacatatattttttaataatgtgaGGTAAACTTAACAATATAAAACAAGGAGGAtaattatatacagtaaaatgcaaataaactatatctattttttctaaGTAGTAGAATTTGAATTATCTTTAACTGTGCTGCCATTATGGCACTTAACAGCCACAGGTTAAGTTTACTgtactttaatttaatttaatttaatttaaatgtaaaatttaattcctcagtcacactagcctcAATTCAAATGTTCAGTAGCCACATTACACTAGAAAGATACAAAATATTCTCATCTCTGCAGAAATTGTGTTGGTGACCTTTGATCTATAACATATATAACTATATACATATGACTAATTCTTAATACGTAATTAATAattacttattattaatatttatatgattttttctaTACTTACAGTAACTGTATTGTCCCGTATTTGAGAAGGTTTTGATCTTCTTTTTGTTCCCGGCCGTTGTGGTTTGGGAAAAACCAGGGCAAAGTGTTGCTGATTCCATGATTTTTTACTTAATTCACTGactaaaataagaaagataaaacatACACTTTGGCATAAATAGTTAGAATTTAATCAGAAGTGAAAAGGCAGTAAGTGTAATACATATcatacaaatgaagaaagaagtAATTCAAATTATGGCTTCATATATTTggtaatatttgaaattttctgttattaagTATCCATATAAGtgaataaaaattgatttttctattctgaTCAGTTATACAGgtaactatataaaatattcattgcaAAACTAGTATAgtctataatataaataaaaagaaacagttttgtTACTTCCTTTTGCATCTATCTCTTCTAGTCTaggtttttgctttattcttttagtTAGAATGCAATTCTACTGAGAACAAAAATATAACCATTTCTGTAGCCCCCAGAGTACtgagcacaatgtctggcataaAATATTCAGCAACTATATGATTGAATCTAAGTGCTAAGGCTTCAGATCTCCTCAGTTTGTAATCATTTTGCTAGCTACAAGAGTAAATGCATTCAAGAATTGCATTGATAcagggtatatatatataatgaaaaaaattgacaaataaaaagtcTACAGAAAGGTGACTGGGAGGATAAATTTACCTGAAGTTacaatagaaataattaaaatatgtaagtcACCAATTAGACCAATGAGAGAGTTCATCactgtatttaaatatttgcagTATTACTGTGTGGAGAAAATAGACTTTTCTTGTGAGTTTCCTAAAGACAGTATCAggattaatagaaaataatgtacAGAAGGAAAATCATATCTAAACTCAATATATGAGGGTAAACCACATATTTGAAGCCCTTGAAAATCACATAAATCTGCCTTGTTTAGCAATGAAATTTTTGGCCAATTGTAAGACAGATACAATCTATCAGAGATGTAGTAGAAGAGATAGCTGACATGGATAACTTGTTTATCCAATTTCTACATTGCCATATATGTCTTTTATCATTGTGaagtaagtcccatctatgcctactttgtaaagcattcttttcataaaagggtgctgagtttatcaaatgctttttctgcatctattgagagaatcatatggtctttgtttttatttatatttaggtgatgcattgcatttatagatttacatatgttgaaccatctcctcgatgaagcccacttgatcatggcagataatttttttgatgagcaACTGAATTTGATttcctaggattttattgagaatttttgcatctgtattcacaagggatattggtctgttgttttcttttattgttggttccttttcctggctttggcatcagggtaatcttggcttcataaaacatgttgggaagattccttccttcttgatgttgtagAATAATTTGGGTcagatgggcaccagttcttctttgtaggtgtggtagaatttgggtgtgaaaccatcgggtctgggacttttttttagaaagatttttttattcctgCTTAAATTTAGGTAATTGATATTGGTCAGTTCAGGAATTCTATACCTTCCTGATTGAGCCAAGGGAGGCTATGTGTTTcaaagaatttgttcatttccttcatattttcaagtttatgtgcatagagatttttat is from Lemur catta isolate mLemCat1 chromosome 10, mLemCat1.pri, whole genome shotgun sequence and encodes:
- the CYLC2 gene encoding cylicin-2, whose protein sequence is MANLSQKINFGTYDNYIPVSELSKKSWNQQHFALVFPKPQRPGTKRRSKPSQIRDNTVTVIDEGQLRHGRRPLWMYHSLMSISERPSVYLAARRKPPQKSVVSPKGDAKGAPLEKPLSPKLSKKVKGDKKAEDTSDSEPEAKKDKKDLKSVKDKDKGSKDGKPDAKTGKGKDSASESESEKPGAKKDDKKADKKDDKKDKKGSKKSKNSATDSAGEKPGSKKDDKKDDKKDKKGSKKSKDSVSESGSEKPGAKKDDKKGKKDSKAGKDTASDSEAEKKGKDAKKGDEAKDAKKDAKKGSKKDEKTPGAEIKDEAKKDVKKDDKKDDKKDAKKDDKKDSKKDDKKDDKKDAKKDDKKDDKKDAKKDDKKDAKKDVKKDAKKDTDTESSDSKPDAKKGTKKSMKKAK